ATAATATTCCAAAAGATTAGGAAATGTACAAAACTTGCATTAGCCACAGCTGGGCAGTTCCAACTGAAGGTGATATATCTTCTTGTTATACCGGGTCTAGGCTTAGGCAGCACCACCTTCCCTCTAATTTCTTCTGTTTGTACTTCAAGAGGAATTTGCTGAGGCAAGGTGAtgctaaaaaatatataatattgttttgGATTTTCAAATCTATGAAGTGTACATATATCAGGAACAAGTCGGATGTCGCTTATTCATAACTTTAGCCTCGCCTGCTGGCCCGCAATTTGGTCGCTCGcttatgtaaaataatataacaacgttTAACCAAAAGAAAGTAGTAGCTTATTCAATGTTACCAAAGTTTCAAACAAACAATccataatattaattaatacgTGTAGAATATATTTGGATTTTGAACTGAAACACATTCAGTTATGTATGTAAAAGCTTTTTAATATCGATTGTCCTTCGAACTAGACGAAAacatttcaacaaaaatatatgTGGGAACGGGGTCTGCCACCTCTTGATGAAACTCGGATTTGGATTTACAAACACGCAAGTGGAATCATTAAGCTAACTAATTGGGTAGGATGGATATTAGATATTGAGGTGaaagtgaattttattattgCATACTTACACTGGCCTTACAGCTGCAGTAATACTGTGTGTTGCTGGTTTTCTTTTCTGCATACTTATTTTGGGTTTTTTCTGTGACTTTATTCTTTTATATCCACGACACCCTGGATTTGTGTTTCCTCGAATACTGAAATTGGAAGTTTTTCCACCACAGGGTtcgtaaaaattttcaaacccGTTTTTCTGGCaatgcaaatatgaaatatcaataTGCCTCTTAAATAGTTATATTGAAAATAGTTGAAACAGGTTTAAAATTATCAAGAATAAATTGAATTGGACTTAATCAAAAACAAAAGTAGCTTGTTCAATGTTACCAAAGTTTCAAACAAACGAAATCTAAAATAAGTAGCTGTGGGATAAATTAGCGTTATATATTTCTATCATCTGGCTCATACAAGCATTCTGCCAATCAAGTAAAGTAGAAAATGAATAGAAGAAGAGAGGTTCAGGGAGTTGAAAACGTAGAAATAGAAGGGGAAGGTGAGTAAGCATGGGTCTTTAATtcagtcaaatattttaatatcattgaaGAATTGTTTAGTGCTAAGCCCGTTTCAAAAATTGACGAGCGCGTTCATAACTTACAGCGAGTTGTACATTTCTCTGTTTTAACGTTTTAACAATTTTCACTTCAAAACATGTTGAATATATTTCCTTGAAGCTGTTGAATGCCCATAACCACATGAATGTGTATTGACCtgtattgaaataaatagaGAACGTTTTGTCATCAAACTCTCTGCAAATAACTATTTTCAGATGTCTCAACACGCTATAAAAAGTTGATAAAAATAGTTCTTATTGGTTGGGATGTGTGTTctagctgttttttttttttttttcaaaaagcaCGAAACAACCTTTTccaacttttatttttactattCTCTTCAGAAAGCAACACTTTATCAACAAAAGTGATTTTTATGATGGTCTTTTACAATATCTTTGACACATAGTAGAAACTGTTTCTACTTAATATTTGAGTACATTGCCAATTAAAATTTCGGAATTTGGCGAAGGATAATGTCATTTAATAACTTTACATGACTTTATAGAAAATAATCTAGTCATGGAACAAACAAATGTATTTTACACCCATTTTGTTTCCGTCATCAGAAAAGTTCATTATCATTGGTAGGATGCAATAAACTTGAACCACTATTTTACTTGACCTGGTTCCAGATTCTTTGGAACGTTGAAGCTGTACGTTCCCAAGGACTTTCTCATATTTTCACAAAATGCAGGCGCGTTTTGGTATCCAGGCTTTGGATAAACGTGGTGTTTAGTTGATCCCATGACTGGGGGATCTTTTGCACCAAGATCCGCGACGAGATTTTTGCGGAACTCGCTAAATGTAAGATCAGCTTCATCATTTTTCTCGCCCCGATAAATGAAGGATCCTTTGTCTGGTACGTAAATGGTAG
The sequence above is a segment of the Styela clava chromosome 7, kaStyClav1.hap1.2, whole genome shotgun sequence genome. Coding sequences within it:
- the LOC120328380 gene encoding uncharacterized protein LOC120328380, giving the protein MAKLLILWITAQCIGMCYSHSWLACTDYAEKNARYYDHKLCRGYARSAIRFAPRGGEFGLDKDFNHSPVEDTPCRTKRNDSTEYNKEHPMAVYYPGQQVVLAHPMNYHGSDWCSTIYVPDKGSFIYRGEKNDEADLTFSEFRKNLVADLGAKDPPVMGSTKHHVYPKPGYQNAPAFCENMRKSLGTYSFNVPKNLEPGQYTFMWLWAFNSFKEIYSTCFEVKIVKTLKQRNVQLAKNGFENFYEPCGGKTSNFSIRGNTNPGCRGYKRIKSQKKPKISMQKRKPATHSITAAVRPVITLPQQIPLEVQTEEIRGKVVLPKPRPGITRRYITFSWNCPAVANFWNARVVSTKNHGGQSGQQSSRIVYSLIQDVMNINEAEIFYHVKFVPFCNTRKYKLKAELVREE